ACACGAAGAGGGCTGCTTTAAAAGTTTCCACATCTGTCGTCAGTCTTGAATCATACTCGGGTACTTGTTCATGATAGTTTTATTTCTTTTCTCATAGTTGTTGCTTGCCTCGATGTTCGTTTCTTTAATTCTTGGACTTACAATTTTCACTTCTATTATCTTTTAGTTCTATAATTGTGGGATTTCAATGGatacgttgttgttgttgtattactTTCTAGTTCTAACTTTTGCTAGCAAATTACCTATCATTTTTACTTTTACGTTCACTTTTCAGGGGAAAAGGAAATATTTCAATGTTCCGGGACTATTATAGAAAGTGTCAACACTTACAGCATAATATTGACCACTGCAAGTCTCCTTAGGTGTTCCACGAGTAGAAATTCTATAGCTGATAATATCAAGGTTGGTGGTTTATTTTTATCCTATTCTCTATTTTGTCTTTACCCCGTTTTCAAATTTGTCTAATCATCTGCTTATCTCTTGATTATTGACAGTACTTTGTATGTCATTTTAAACTAAATTCTTGCCTGATTAATTGATAATTATAACTATTTATTTAGGTTATCGTGCACCTATTTGATGGAAGATCATTTGATGGTCAAATTGAGTCATATGACTTCCACTACAATGTTGCTGCTATAAAGATTCAATCAGACACACCACTTCCTATTGCATCCCTGGCTCATTTAAGTGATTCTATCACGATTGATTCGAGTCAGCTCCGGGTTACTGAGGAGAAGCCATTTCAACTTCGTTCGCATTTGAACTCATTTGATCTTATTCCCGGAGATTTAGTTATTGCACTTAGTCGTTTTTATACGAAGCCGTATAAGATCAAGGCCGCTCCCGGTGAATTCAGGTTGGTGTTTTATTTCATTGTAATTACTTAAAAATAAAGGAGTGGGAGAGGGAAGTTATGAGACCTAAAAATGTAATACAACAGATTTGATCTACTACTATTTTTGGGTTACTACACGTTTACTTCCTAGGCAAACAAAAGGTGTGTACCTGAAATAAAGTCCAACCATGTAGTAAATTTTAGTGATTAATGAACCCCTGAGATGTAgtagatttttattttaagtgtgAAGGTTTTGTATGAAATTATATTAAAATCTTATTCATGTAAATGCGTTAAATTCACAAATCTAAGTCATGAACTTCGATGTTGATGATCTCTTTGATTTACGCATATGTTAATAATGAAGCGACTAGATAACATCAAAATATCTGTTAATAATGAAGCGACTAGATAACATCAAAATATCTTTTCGGTTTGGGTACAAATAGTTTGGGTAATAAGTAGTTTGTGTGTTTGTTAAGATGTGTTAGACTTTGAAATTCATGAGTTTAAGATTGACATTTTTCACTTGTTGATCAATTAAGAGATGCAGAATGGGCATGTCATTGAGATAGTGGCTATGAATTGGATACGACAGTTTTATTTTGCTGGAGGGTTTGCTTAGCACTTTAGCTTTAGCTTTCATTGGAGCCTGTAAGTTGTAAAAAGACTTAGTTAACTATTAGAACCTTCTACCCTCTTGTCAAATTAGATCTTTTTTTGGTTCTTTAGAATTTCAGTTTTATCTTTAGTGTCTGAAATTATTGGATCTTTGTTATCTGAGAAGGATAACTCAAATAAAATATACTATAAGGTTTGAATGATCTTTTGGATTTGTCCTTGATATTGTTCCTTATTCTACTTCTTGTCTATCGTTCTCTTTTCTGGATTACATTCTTCTGTTTGTAGTTACATGCGTTGTAAGATTTTAACTTTTAGTGGAAATAACCACAAAAATACTCATGTATGTAGATTTTTCATTGGTATTTCATTACCTTAAAAATAATACGACTTATGAAATATATTGGCTAAACTAGGCAATCCTAATTTACAAGGGTTCTGTAGATTGTAATTGGTTCTTACACTATTTCTTTTGCCTTTATAATATGCCTTGCTATCAGCTTGTATCATGGATTTTGAGGGGTTATGGGTGGTAAAAGTATGTTTTCTCATTTATCTAAGTAAGTTGTTTTTGTTAACATAATGTGTAGTTTCTTAAACCACACAGGCAGTAACACAAACACATTGCTTATTGCCTAGCATATTGCCATGTTGGTTGTTGGGACTTCTCTCTCAATTTTTTTGTTGGTTGATCCTTGTAGCATTGATCGCTGCGACTATGACGACTTCGATTGTAAAGAGCTTTTCATGGCGAGTTGCAGAATTATGAGAGTAACTCTctttcacactttttttttatttcacccTTACATGTTGCTTTTGAATATATTCTTAATCAATAACAAATGATATGGATATATTTTATCTATATCTATTGTATGTTAGGTTTTTTAGTAGAAGGATTGCTAATTTAGGGCTTTTTCCTTCTTTATTGTAGTGCGGTATTGGGGGTCCACTTATTAACCGCTATGGAGAAGTCATCGGTATCTGCTTTCAGGATTTAGGATCTATTGCTTTCTTACCAATCAATATAGCCTCCATGTGGTGGGAGCATTACAAGAAATCTAGGTATTCGCCTAATCTTTGCCTTTGTAGTTTCCTTGATATGTGGTGGTACCATTTTTACTTGAATCTCATAAGCGGTGCACGGTGTCTCAAATTGTATAATTGGCCCCTTCAGTCAAGTTCAAACAATTTTGTAAAAATTTTCTATAATAGCCTGCGAATGATTGaatagaaaattttgcaaaaggAATAGAATTTTTACCTTTATGTATGGAATTTTTTTGAGGCATGTTATTGGGCCATTCTCATATTCATAATGGATTTTTGTTTCTTGGTGTGTGTGTGTCAGTCTACTAAAATGTTAAAGTTATTCCACTTACAGTTTTTATTGAATGTTAACAAACAATTCTTGCTCCTTGATAATCTGCTCGTACATGTCAAAGGTTATGAAGAAAAATGGAGTGAGTTTAGGCTTATCGAAAATCTGCTTGTACATATCAAATGTAATGATGTGCTTGTACATGTCAAATGTAatgaagaaaaatggagaagagtTTCGGCTTATAGAAAATCTAACTAATCACACAAATAACTGGTACTAATCTTAAGTTTTTGTTCTATCATAGGCAATCACGTCGACCTTGGCTCGGGATGGAAGTAACTAACCTTTATGCAGCTGGCCTAGAAATTCTGGAAAGAATTATTTCAAAGTTCCCAGACGTCTTGAAAGGTGTCATTGTTGAAGAGGTATGCTCTCTATTATTGCAGCTTTTTTGTGGAAAA
Above is a genomic segment from Lycium barbarum isolate Lr01 chromosome 12, ASM1917538v2, whole genome shotgun sequence containing:
- the LOC132625096 gene encoding putative protease Do-like 14 isoform X1; this translates as MEFDNYKRKWAEAFTPWKREPKEAPYNPDVVRKSTLLSTEEQDVSLYPPNRHLNIYTKRAALKVSTSVVSLESYSGEKEIFQCSGTIIESVNTYSIILTTASLLRCSTSRNSIADNIKVIVHLFDGRSFDGQIESYDFHYNVAAIKIQSDTPLPIASLAHLSDSITIDSSQLRVTEEKPFQLRSHLNSFDLIPGDLVIALSRFYTKPYKIKAAPGEFSIDRCDYDDFDCKELFMASCRIMRCGIGGPLINRYGEVIGICFQDLGSIAFLPINIASMWWEHYKKSRQSRRPWLGMEVTNLYAAGLEILERIISKFPDVLKGVIVEEVVPGSSAESAGIKHNDVIIQFGGKRIQSFLELFENMWNNVGESVELTVIRASHDVPVHLSMVVEEATSDKLYSWPLWEAR
- the LOC132625096 gene encoding putative protease Do-like 14 isoform X3 translates to MEFDNYKRKWAEAFTPWKREPKEAPYREKEIFQCSGTIIESVNTYSIILTTASLLRCSTSRNSIADNIKVIVHLFDGRSFDGQIESYDFHYNVAAIKIQSDTPLPIASLAHLSDSITIDSSQLRVTEEKPFQLRSHLNSFDLIPGDLVIALSRFYTKPYKIKAAPGEFSIDRCDYDDFDCKELFMASCRIMRCGIGGPLINRYGEVIGICFQDLGSIAFLPINIASMWWEHYKKSRQSRRPWLGMEVTNLYAAGLEILERIISKFPDVLKGVIVEEVVPGSSAESAGIKHNDVIIQFGGKRIQSFLELFENMWNNVGESVELTVIRASHDVPVHLSMVVEEATSDKLYSWPLWEAR
- the LOC132625096 gene encoding putative protease Do-like 14 isoform X2, which encodes MEFDNYKRKWAEAFTPWKREPKEAPYNPDVVRKSTLLSTEEQDVSLYPPNRHLNIYTKRAALKVSTSVVSLESYSGEKEIFQCSGTIIESVNTYSIILTTASLLRCSTSRNSIADNIKVIVHLFDGRSFDGQIESYDFHYNVAAIKIQSDTPLPIASLAHLSDSITIDSSQLRVTEEKPFQLRSHLNSFDLIPGDLVIALSRFYTKPYKIKAAPGEFSIDRCDYDDFDCKELFMASCRIMRCGIGGPLINRYGEVIGICFQDLGSIAFLPINIASMWWEHYKKSRQSRRPWLGMEVTNLYAAGLEILERIISKFPDVLKGVIVEEVVPGSSAESAGIKHNDVIIQFGGKRIQSFLELFENMWNNVGESVELTVIRASHDVPVRLSMVVEEATSDKLYSWPLWEAR